TCTCGCGCCTGCGACGTTTGTGCCGAGTCAGTCACGCCGTATTAtacctttctcgcgccttacAGTGCTCTACTTTCAATATAACATCACTCATtccccccggggggggggggggggggggcgtggcaGAAGAGTCCGTAGTAGAGACCCGGCCTGCTCTCCTGGAGAGATATGTTAATTCGCTCATGCCAGGCTTTTGGTATGCTGCTCTCTGTGACCTTTCGAAAGCATTTTTAATGATCCGCTTTGAGGTAAATAAACATCCTTCTGCACAAAAATGTGCAAAAGTCGGTAAGCGTGATCCACGGAGTCAGCGCAACGGAAGCAAAGCAGGTACGTACGACATACCTTTAGACGCAGCGTTATATAATCAGGGGTAttttcctgaggcctccgtttgccacttacatgtgccctcctggagcagtacttgcaAAAACTTTAATATATCGTCCCAACGAGAAAAGCACCCAGCAACGAAAAAagtgccccgcgacttctacaacaccagtcagaaccttgtccAATGTTCTTCATACCTGATATGTTCTCGGTCTCAGTTTAGTGAGCAATATATAAAAACCGCAAGAAAATATCGTGAAAGAGTAACTTCGGCGGCCTTTCATTCGAATGCTGTTCACAACATGTAAATATATCAGTCAAATGTGCTGTTTGTTGGCAACTGAACACTCGTCGTTGCCATGCTGCATATAGCACTAAACTAAATGATGGCACGAAGGCCATCACTGTTACCCGAGCTGTATTCATCGAGGTCATTTCAGGCACGAAATATATCTGGTTACGGTCTTCAGGAAACCTGTGCAAGGTCTGGTCAGCTCTATGAAACCCGTGATTAAACACATCACAAACAGTTTCGGATTACTTCAACTAAACGCTCTTTCTCAAACAATCGACACAGTCCAACCAAATATAACACAAGTTTATTTCTCGCATATTTAGTTTCCCCATTTAGATTGACTTCTTCCCGTAGTCTTGAACTCCCACGCTTTATTTAGTGTGAACTATCCGACGTTATTTCCCGTCTAGTAGCCACTTAATTGTCGAACGACAACAGGCCACAATCGGCTGAGCCAAGCTGCTGGGTTACCGGGCTTGTAACTTATGATGCCTTTTATATGTAGTGCGCTCAAACACGTTCTCTCAATAGCCCCGTTACCTTTCGCTTCAGCCCGCGCCATAGCAGAGGAGATCAGTGACGGTCGATTCCGTGCGCTTCTTCAAATGAACGGCGCCCCTCCATCGGCCAAACAAACGAGCAACAGCTGATCGAATGACGGTGCCCATGACAATGCGTACGAAACCCACGTCAACGCTTATCAAGCAAGTGCTTTGAACGCATTATTCGCGCTTTGTTTTACGCCAAAGCTACTCCATAAAACACATGAACCTGTAAGTGATTGTCTAGAGCTTGCATTTTTGaacttttttttacattgtgGGTCATCTTTGTTGTTTTGACGCGTTTCAAAGGTAACTaaccccatcatcatcatcaccgccatATATAAACCGGTGCGTCTGCGGGTGAAacaagtttgtataggtgttctgtggtgaaACGTGGTTGGCGTAGTTTCCGAAGCAAGCACACACCCGTCCTCGTGACAGCTTGGCGTGCCAGTCGGCTGCAACATGAGCATCTTCGGGGCGATCGTAACGGGACGCCTGGTAGGTGAGCCGCCGAGGCGTCGTGGTGTTGCTAACGGCGCCGTTATTCCTAGTGCAGGTGCAGACGGATTTCCAGACCGTCGACCAGACCAAGTTTCTCATCAACATCCCCGATCCCGACAGCATCAACCACATAGTGGTCTTCCTCACGGGCACACAACCCTTCCCAGAGGGCTTTGGCGGCGCAGGTACGATGCCACAGACGAAACAAAAACAACATACGAACCTGTCTTGCAGAGCGACACATGACGTGTGGGCGCGGCGCTTGTTAGTCAAGCAGGCCATGGTGATCCTCGGGCTGAGTGAAACGTCGCTTTTCTGCGGCCGAACCATCTAAATTAACGTGCGCCATGATATACGTAACCGTACCGCCTGGCTCATTGTCGATGAACTGGCGCTTATTTCGCTCAAACCGACGTGAGATTTGTGCTGCGGCAGTTATGTGAGCATGTTATGCAAGAGAGCGCATTCGCGATTGTCTGCCATGGAAACGGGCGTACTGTGGCTGGCATATCATTTTAGACGACTACCGTATTAAAGTCCGGCTCGGGTTCCGTGCACGCCGATCTTTACAAGTCTGGCTAACGTGGGCTAACCATAAGCCGATCAGTGAGATCGTCGTGAGAATCTTGTTGGCCAAGCAGTTCCCTTATGGATCAGCGTCGAGTACGTGTTGAAAGGGTCAGCCAACGGTCATCGTTTGTTTCTTGAAGCACCTTTTCTTATGACACGCAGTATCTCGGTAGTTCTATCGATGGAGGCATCATAACCAATTATTCCAACTCTGCTGCGTTACCACTGGTTCCATATTGATCAAAAACGCGTGTTAAGATGATTCGTGAAGTCATCACATGATGAAGGTGCTTGCTTATCTGTCTGGAAACTGAAAATTAAGACAGGGTTATTCATCATTAAGCGGGCTGTGTTGCCAATTGAAACCGGCGATTTATTAAACTACTTTTCTGAGCCAGCTTAGTTTCGTCTGTGAATGTTAATGACTGATTGTAAGCAATGCAGCTTGCAGCTAACTCCTGGGGAAGCAGCCGAGCTGGCTCCAAAAGTCTGGGCATAGTAAATTGCCAATCTCAGTTGAAAGCGCTTTCCAATTAGTATTACTGATATCTTTGTACGGGTAATAAGTACAAACAATGATATAGAGGTGCTGACATGTCCACCATTCCATTGTGACAGCAGCTTTTATGAGGCAAGCACTACTGTCAGTGACATGTAATTCAttgtagaggaggaggaggggggggggggtcacaacAGCACATATGGTCAGCATGCGCAGCTGTTCTGCCTTCAAGTCGTGACAGTACTTCCGATTTTTCACTAAAGTATAGACCCCATGCAAGCAATTTGGTGCACGACAGCGTCAAGCAACGtaatggagatggctgtcgcattCACTCGTcacctacaagtcgtaccccatccGGGCAACGACTTTGAGCGACATCTCCCCGGTGCTGCCAGTATGAGCGCAGTGATACACACCGAAACTGGCATTACatgtgctttattaatttaagttgatgtgttttattGTAAGGAGCAGCatgaaatatttctgaaggtcttgcagtaggttcttggCCTCGCATGTATCAAAATTTAGTCGTTTGCCGTGCAACATTCGGTAGTACTTGACTAGTGCACATGCAGTTCCGGCTTTGTGCTATtcgctagtcgctcatagcatttccgggcgACGAGTGAAAAATTATAGATTTCCAGAACCAAGCAATTGAGTGACAAGAACAAGCGACTTGTTCATGCGACGACCCATTTCGTTGCTCAACGGCATCACTTGTTGCCGTTGCGCACAAGATCACTCTCATGGCGTTTGGGCTTAACACTCTAGGCCACGACAGATCTATGTGCCAATACCTCTGCAGTTGAAGGAATTGTATAGAGTGCATTTGCTGCACACATGATTACAGTGATGCTGACATGCAGCaaatatacatatttatttttatttatatattaattCACTTATGAACTCAAATGGCCATGAGGCATTGGATAGAGCACAGAGTTTTGTAACATGAAGAAAGAGAGGTGTCGCAGATCTTCAACAGCAGTCTTGAATGATGCATGATTATGCAGTATTTGAGATTGAGGTGACAGAGGCAGGCAGATGATTCCTGTATACTCTGGTCTTCGGGACGAAGGATTCATGGTACTGCTTAGTGGAGCAGCTTGGCACCGCAATTTTAAGGTGGTGGTCTACATGCATGATGCTACTGTGAAAAAGGAGATTTAGGATTCTTTTGAACTACTAAACTTCGTGAACGATGCGTAGAGTCCAAAGACAGCCCAGAGacgtaaatgtttttttcttcaagtCAGTTCGTATTATCGACTGGTGTGTTAACATGGAAAACCAGctttttgtttatatatataaaaaaattaaattatggggtttttgtgccagaaccactttctgattatgaggcacgccgtagtggagggctccggaaatttcgaccacctggggttccttaacgtgcacctaaatctaagtacatgggtgtttccgcatttcgcccccatcgaaatgcggccgctgtagccaggattcgatctcacgaccttgtgctcagcagcccaacaccatagccactgagtttTTGTTTATATACCATGGTTCGATGAGAAAGGCAGCATCTGTATGTACGCTCACAAGTTAAAGTTAGGAGATCAGTGGTGGCAGGAAAAAATTGCATCCTCAGCATTGTGGCTGAAATTAAGTGGCACAGCCTATGTGTGCATGCTCTACCAACGCAATGTGTTGTAACAATGCCACGTGATGGAGCTGTGCCAGTAGAAATTTGCACTTTTAGCTGATTCCGTATTCACTGAACTTTTGCTTGCCGGTGTACATGGGAAAAGTAACAACCCACTTGTGTATCGTGTTGGGgaaaaaatgtttctttgcatAAACATGCAGAGATGAaggtcaaacctcgatataacaaattattggatataatgaaGTTAATCTAAAACATTTCACTGTTATCAGTGAGCTACAAATGTGTGCTTATAATAAATATTGTATATCGTATTGTATTGTTGTATTGTAGTATCGTATACAAAGTTGACATTTCAATTCTGCATCCTGGATTTTGTCAGTTTGCAGCATAAAAAACATACTCACTTACGTTTTTTTATTATCTGTTTATCACCTAGATCAGATTAGTGTCAATTTCCTTTAAAGCTGACAGGAACAAGATGATTAAACCATTTCCACACTGTTCCATATGCGTCTGAATTTATATCTGGGAAGAGTATTTGATGTAATTGAGTCGAAGTTAATTTTGATAAGCATTAAAGGCAATGTGCTTGTAGTTTACAAGGATTTGCACAAAAATATAAGACAGGAGACGacctttttctttcttacttctGAAGCACTAGCTTGGCGCAAATATTTAAAACGAATGAAATAATGTTGCCTGAATTTTGCGTTAACTTGCGGTCTCCTTGTAAAACACAGAGATGCTTGTGCATTTAGATTGATGTGCATGTtgaagagaaccccaggtggttcaaatccAGAGCCTTCCACATAGCTTCCACATGCAGTGGTTTCACATTTGTGAACACACAGAATAGAAAAGCCAAAAATAAAGTCAACATGATACATTCAGTGGtgtatattttgttttattttaaccctttcagggtcaatgacgtaaatatacggcgccgtctgtatgtttaaaaGGCGCGCCAGtttcctcattttctttctttcctggcatgtggtGCCACTATgcgggaatacagggaatttttttcttgtgcctccctgtcttttctttgcatggtttgttttagagctagtatGTTTACTCCGGCGCGTCTGTATACTACCGCTCGTGCATTGGCACATGGGTGGCGGTAGTTAGATTGAGTTTTATTCAgcaggcggtttcggcttcttgcgcttgcaaaactggcaGCTATTTCGTTACCAATatctcaaagggtgaccgcctgttactcgcttgttaattactcgcagggttgcgcatacgaaggatgccgctgtgcatgtatttcctttttttttttttgagactcacgaaaactaattgcctcttgTTGACGATAAGATGAACATTAGCGAAAGTTTAtcacatgttttgcttttttgatgggcacacaaccacacagttttttttagtgcgctcgcctacgcagttcgattacgctatgggtGTAAATGTTTGTGTAAAAGCACGAACGTTTGAgccttgcgaaatattctcgtgcaTGCATTtcctaagccttgaactatgcgtATAATGATgaataaaatttttgatttttataagtttattttcttatattattgttgttattcatgaataaataGTGCATATATACTAATGCAAAATATTTGTTactcactttatggtcaccctagaaaaattacggtaatttttttCGAAACAGGCCCTCCGAATTTAAatcggtaataaaaaaaaatcaaccctgggcGGTTGCATACGGCGAAGAAAATCGACCCTGAAAGTGTATACACCATAATAAATAAGTTTGCTCCCCAGAAGCTCCCCAGCCTACACCAGTGCGAATTGCACTTTGGAACTACATTCAGGAGTGCTCTTGTGCACGCTTTGCCTCCACAGCTTTCTCTTTGTTGTCAGGAAAAGTTGTCTGTGAGGAGATAATGCTGCCCAATTCTGTGCAAGTTTGCGGGCCGCCTGCACATGCATTGTAACCACGGTTGTAATGCATGCATGTGTTGTTCTCGTTCTCGGGCTGTTCTCTAGTGCATGCACATTTCGTTTTCAAGCAACCCTTCCCCTCCACTTTGCATAGATGGCTGTCTGGCTGAGTAAACCAGGCTGATCTCAGAGAACAGCCAAAGTTCAGCGAATCCTGGAGACAGTGTACTCGAACGTGGTAACACTGTAGGCCGATTCCGACACCACTGCACAGTATGTGCGCCATTGCAAGAATTCGAATGTGGCTTGTAATGCACCCGGAGGTTGTGTAATGCCACAGTGCCCACACGCCTCGCAGAGTGAACCAATAGAGCTAACCAATGAGTGCGTCGCGCAACGCACATTTCGGCAGGTCTTTTGGAAAGCTATTGCTTGACTGATAATCATCCTCCAATGGTTCCTGCCTAATTTTGTTTTCATTATACATTCTCTTCTTTCACTCCTTTGTCTATGCATCCTTCTTTCCCTTCAGAGAAGGCAGGCATTGAGGCCCTCCTGCTGGAAGCTTTCAGCAAGTTCTTTCCTATCTCCTTGTTTGCAAACCTAACACTATTACCCAGTTCAAAGGGAACATTTCAAGTTTCAATGATGTCCTACCAGACAGTGCTGTAAACAGCGCAGAAACTAGACAAAACGTCAAGAGAACAGACGACGCAGCTTCCGTGTAGCCCTTTCCCTTAATCctttggccaacactgaatgacggGCGGCAAGTGTTGTTTTTTGGGCTAAAGCGTGAGCAGGGGACAAGGATAAAGAAGTCTGGCACACGACTCGCAGTGGTATCGAACAGGTAATGTAAAGCAACTACAACATACACCTATGCCTCATATCGGACGATAACTGTCTGTACAAGTTCCAAACAAAGCCACAAGTGGCTTGGGAATGAAGCTTGCTTCCAAAGTTCTGCCTGGCGTTGCCCCCTTATTGCTGAAAAAGTTTCAGCAAAATATTGTTTTCTTGCCATTGAATATGCTCATTCTCAGTGTAGTTTGCACACTCAGATGACAAACAAACATTTCCTTCTGGTATTTATATGTCTTGTCTATAAAACGTTAATTTCTTGTCCCGTTTTTGCACTGTACCAACAACAGCCCAGCTACAACAACCAATAAGCCCAGCTAACCACCATTTTGCCCTGCCGTGAGCATTGAATTGAGAAAACCGCTTCATGCTTCTGGTGCTAACGCTTTGTGAACGATTTATCAATAACCCGCTATTAAACGCCTATTTGACGTTCTTTCATTCTGCAGTGTACTTCTGCTACCCCAGCCCCGAAGCGGTAGGCAACTGGCAGCTTCTTGGCTTCATCTCCAATGCCAAGCCCAGTGCAATCTTCCGGATCTCCAAGCACAGAAAAGGTGATTTACGCTGTCTCACGTTGGCTGCGGCAGCACCTCGGTGCTTCTTCTGCATAGCTGGGAGTTCATTTGTTAATTGTACACGCTGCAGCTTTCTAATTCATACCGGCATCTTCTCGTCTCATAAAAATGCAGGCATTACGTGGACATTGCTTCGCGTAGCTTTTGTGCTGCACACGTGACCTGTTTTGTTTTTAACTCAGGTGTTCACTGAAGGCGAGTTTGTTGCGAGTGTAATTCACAACATTCGGTGTAGTTGTGGCAAAGCATGGTGCACTGCTTTTGTGTTAACTACGCAAACCTGCTGAGCACCTAAGGTGCTCAGTCTTGCCATCGTGACACCTGTTCTAATGGGTTGAGGGTTTTAACATTATCCTCAACATTCTCTAATTATTGGAAAAATGGGGCTCATGGCTTTTATGCACACGGTCTGTTTAGCAATGAAGGAACTGAGTGTTGACCATCTTGACTTATTCAGTTTAGAAAAGTTATTGAGGGAACACATGGGTCTTGGcccaaaaaaattttttttagaatcTTTATTCTTTGAGGTATATTGCTGAAGAATTGTACATATATGTAAAGTTATGTACTTAGTTCGCATATGAGGTgcatatttgtttctttcttggtTGCAATCTTATGCAAGCTTCCTTTCTCTAATATTCTGCAAAGAGTTGCTAAATATGAGTTCCTCAGATTTCACTTAACAGTGTATCAATGGCTTCTGCATGATTCAAGGAATGCCATGAGACCAACGTTATGTCAGAAGGGTTGAAAAATGAGCTTGTTGGAACAGTTTGAAAATCATTGGGAGGAGTGCCAAATGACGAGACAAGACAACACTGCACCCTCATGTTGTCTTTCCTTCTCTCGTCGTTTAGCACTCCTCCAAATAAGCTTCAAACTTATGGCTCTGCCTACCCTAAAGCAAGAGCTGCGAGACTTCGAAGTTGAGGAGTAGAAAAAATTGAATTTCTTCTTTAAAATTTTGCAACTCTTGTGCTAGGACACGCAGAGCGAGACCATCAGCTACACGTGCACCGAGAGCTGCGAAGTTACGTTTTCCATGTTGCTTTGGCTGAAACAGTGTGAAGTTTGAAAGGCAGAACGCCATTGCGAATCATCTGCAAGAACGTAAACGAAGCGTCGACGTACCGTGATCCCCCTATAACGGCATAGTAATCGCCGACTTAACGCAACTTTGCTGTGGTGCACTGTGCTGCATTGACGTCGTCTCGGACCGCGTATGTATCGACGGCAATGACAAGATGGCAACGCTTGAGCAACTGTTGGTCCAAATTGGTCCATATCGTCCGAATAGCCAAAGTGGACACAGTGCCGCATGAACAAATGCACAAAAAGTGAGTGCCACTGTCATGGCGTCAGAGATGGCGCCAGCACGCATGCCAGtgctatctcggaggccatggctgCCTGTAGACTATGCTGCTGAAGCGCGCTGGAGGTACACTTCGACAGTGTCGTTGAAAATGAGCGACCTTCTTTGCAGCTTCTGAAATCAGCAGGTGGCAGTCGTAGTTTCATCGCGGTTGGACTGGCGCGGTGTTGTGCAGCCAGTTATGTTATGCTTCTGTGCTTCAGAACTTCGTGTCTGCCCTCCTTTTATCGTGACTGGGTCTGAAATGTTTGCGATAACAGTATGGCACTTTTGAAAATGTTCGTTATATGTGGATGCAGTTTCGGTGGGCAGGGCCAGAAAATTGTAAATGCAGTGAAATGTGGAGGAAATAAATTATTATATCTGAGATTGTAAAAAGTGAATTTGACTGTACTTGACTTAAAAGTTAATTGGCAGACCAATGAAATAATTTGTACACAGTAGACTTCCGTCGGTTTGACTTCAGTTAGCTACATGTTTTAGTTAATTTGATCCCAACCGAAAGTATCGGCCAGCACTCATGAATTTTTTGGGCCTGTACTATCATTATTTCGATCCTGAAATTACTCTTCgccggataattcaaacttgaccagtCGGCATTCACGTGCCTGAACCCAAAGGTGGCCCTTCTAATGGCAGCATGTCTCGGTGAAGCTTAGGGGACAGGGAATGTGTTGAACTCGCATCGTTTCTCTTGAAAACGCCTAttttggcctgccctaggaagatagTTAAGCAATAACAGTAGCTCACCATGCCTAATTACAGTATTTACCTAATTGTAACGCACGCTTTTCTTTTAGAAAAAAATTGGGCAGGAAATTGGCTGCACGGTGCAATATTATGTGAAACCACAACTGTTTTTATggcgtttgtatgctttaccgcataactcATCTGTACTGTGGCAAAGCCAATTTTAGTAAACTGGCTGCTATTGTACTAtctgtgccaaatatttttgttttaatATTAAGTGCCCGTTGTATATATACCTTATTTAGGACCTTTAATGTAATTTatatgttagttttctactttggacatgCAGAAACAGGGTGTGTGCCTTATTAGGGGGCGTGTTAGCATCAAGCAAATACTGCTGTAGGCCATGACAATATGTACTTAACTTACGTATGATTTTAATTGCAGACCTGGACAAGTATTCGCAAAACTTGTAAGAAATGTTGTCTGCGGCTGGCCATTGCAATCATCCCGTTGTTGGCTAATGAGGAAACATTCCTGCGTGAAAGTAGTGTTAGTGTAACCAAATGCACCACATTGGGCCACAGCGCCAGTCTTCCAAGAGTTAGGTTTTAATAGCAGCCTTCTTGGCATGTTTAGCACATTTGGTAACCTGGTGAGTGCATTATGAGGTCACCACGTCGTAACCACGGGGTGTTTTGCCTCACCTCCGGAGTATGCACACAAAGTTATGGGAGCTGCTTCATCTTGCTAGTTTTTCTGCGGCACTGTAACTTTGCAGCATTTCCCTGGCAAATGTACATTTAGCGAGGCCTTGTCACAACAGCAAAGATGAGCGGCACAAATTGCATCCAGGAAACCGTGGCAGATGCGTAGCACTCAACAAAACTACACAGAGAGAGGCCGCACAGGATCAAGCGTAGTTCCTCCCTCGTGTCGTGCGTGCCGTTTTCTGCCACGAATGAgcgccaactcgcccaaacgtgcTTGTGTTTGCAGAGTGTTCGGAGATGCACGCATTCTCGGCGCACGGCTTCAGCAGCGTGGCCCAGCTGGGCATCTCGGTCGAGCCACTGGCCCAGATCCAGTTCCAGGCGTCTCCCTTGGGAGACGCGTCGGCCGTCGACTCGCACACCGACTTTTGCACCAAGATGGCCGAGAGCCTCTTCAACCACCTGGCCTCGTACGGGGGCTCCGTCAGTGTGCCCACCCATCCGGGCGACAGCTTCTTCCCCATGCGGGCGCTTGAGCAGTGGTACTCCAACTTCCGGCGCCGACTCGAGCAGAACCCTAATTTCTGGAAGGGCACACAATAAAGCGAGcatgttttgtatttcttttgttaCGAAAACAATGCATTCTCTGATCATTCAATCGTGTCCTAGCTGGATGTTGCGGCATTCAAGCTAGAATAAGGTAAACTCTCATAACATGACTTCGAAAGTGGTGTGCAGAGAATGTTTAATGTGTTGAATGTAACCTATTTCTTCTGACACGGTAGTCTTTGGCAATCAGTTTTggggatacgatcacttttgcaagattttgCTTCACTCGGCATCAGTTGGGTTGAAGCGTGATGCTTGAGCATGGTGGTTCAAGCTTGGCCTGGTGCCAGAAGCACAGTTGGCTGTATATGCCAATGCATCCAATGAGCGCACATGCGGAACCTAGTGAAAGTGATCACACGAGAATACCGGCCCCCTGGAGTGGCGCCCACCTGTCTGTGTCATCATGTTTCTAGTGctgccaccaactagcccaatgaCGCATTTAATGGGGATACCTGGAAGTTGACCTCAATTCCTTGTTTACAATCTGTACAGGATAATGCTTGACGACCAAGAAATGCCTGAATGTTGACTCGTGCCTTTTCACATCAGCATCGCCAAATGTTGTGGCTAAAATGCCTGGGAGTCCTTCGGTGCTGCTTGCAGCTGTTCTTAATCTGTGGAGCTTCACAATGCATGGAATCTAATTATAGTTAAATCAGCTCTCTCTCTGCACAGGCATAGACGCAAGCAGGTCAGATCAGCAAACACTGATTTATGTTCTTCCTTTTACTCTCTCCGATACACCAAGGTCGTCCCCGAAGCAACATCAACTTGGCATCCTTGAATCTTCGAGCGACAACTTTCTGTGCCTGCTGCAGAAACTAACCCAAACATTCTACGGTTACCACACCACAGCAAAGTAATGCCACAAAGATGCCAAAGCAGTGCTGCTGTCAGTTTCAatgttctcgaaaaaaaaagacatggtaGATGACTACAAATTATATCCTGAcattatatatacatgtatatgcaACATGCAGTGCATGTACACAGCGGCTTGTCTGTGTTTTCGTGTTACCTATTTGTGTTTCCCGCATATTGTTAGCACTTCACTAGTACAACAAGACTGCTTTGTTGGTCGAGAAGTCAACAGGGAATGATCGTACTGCTATTTGTGCCTGCAAAGCCTAGCTGGCTGTTTTCCTGTACTACACTACGCCAGCAacaccgcccccctccccccctctatTTTTAAAGATACAAGCCTGTATAGAGAAAGCAGACGCACCCATCCGTACAGTCCTGCCTACATCTCCATGATGGTCTGGTTGAGGAGCGAATAGACCATGTCGTTCAGCATGGACACACGCTCTTCAAGCCGGCGCACTCGCTGCCTTGACAACTTGAGCTTCTTGCGGATCGATTCTCCTTCTTCGGGGACACGCACCCTGCGCACCGAGGCCTCCCGTGCCACTGTGGTGGCAGCTGGCGCGGCCTTGGGCGTGCCGTAGCTGTGGTCCAAAGACGACGACTCGCTGCCCTCGCTGCTCTTGGCTGGCCCAGTAGAATTGTCCGAAACAGTCTCTATCACGTCCTGGAACACACGCCCATTAACCCTTTAGTGATGGCACACATaagtattagaaaaaaaaaatattttccatatAAGTGTGCAAAACATAacagaataagcataatcaaggaaaagaaaaaatatatatatacagcggaACATTTTTAAACTATAAGGAGGCGGTGGCGGGGCAACACCTCAGCGTCCCCACATCAGAGCCTTGAGGCCTCGTTGGCGAATGCTCTGCAGGActataaa
This genomic window from Dermacentor albipictus isolate Rhodes 1998 colony chromosome 9, USDA_Dalb.pri_finalv2, whole genome shotgun sequence contains:
- the LOC139049586 gene encoding protein Hikeshi; this encodes MSIFGAIVTGRLVQTDFQTVDQTKFLINIPDPDSINHIVVFLTGTQPFPEGFGGAVYFCYPSPEAVGNWQLLGFISNAKPSAIFRISKHRKECSEMHAFSAHGFSSVAQLGISVEPLAQIQFQASPLGDASAVDSHTDFCTKMAESLFNHLASYGGSVSVPTHPGDSFFPMRALEQWYSNFRRRLEQNPNFWKGTQ